From a single Apium graveolens cultivar Ventura chromosome 2, ASM990537v1, whole genome shotgun sequence genomic region:
- the LOC141708575 gene encoding proteinaceous RNase P 1, chloroplastic/mitochondrial-like isoform X1, which yields MALLKPLQHHHQVQFLSCSMCKFSSFNLHFFNFNFSKHKFSPFLQVRAHATHLQEETNSTNDKQQRYSKKFNNGDALCSGVSSFRHRDKRVDKETMKKEFSSAVKEHKGGFKIKDRYVRDRVSGSETKKDTGRGRNCNGSKIRENKVKVEPMDSFCKKGQGDKVGVLEKRGRWSKKNKVDSPEGVLKIGLDMCSKRGDVIGAIQLFDLAQTDGIKLRQYHYAVILYLCSSATTGVVQPAKSGKSSRTLSSVDAGSANSGEFSEASGDNSHGAIAKESLGSVFNGKGKCSNGSAGFRPQTMDELIHMIKIDVGLSNVKYVSCGRKDCEIQVSEDVQSYARERGFEIYKKMLSEKVPMNEATLTSVARMAMSMGNGEMAFDIVKQMKALGINPRLRSYGPALSVFTNNGDIDNAFIVEKHMLEHGVYPEEPELEALLRVSIEAGSADKVYYLLHKLRTSVRKVSPNTACLIEKWFCSKVASKVGKRKWDEVVVKEAIANGGGGWHGQGWLGKGKWTVSHTSIGPDGLCKCCGEKLVTIDLDPTETEKFAESVASIAREREKKSSFERFQKWLDYYGPFEAVVDAANVGLYSHRNFRPTQVNAIVNGIRQMLPSKKWPLIVLHNRRITGDKMNEPVNKVLIEKWKNADALYPTPTGSNDDWYWLYAAIKFKGLLVTNDEMRDHLFELLGTDFFPKWKERHQVRFTFSEIGPVFHMPPPCSVVIQESANGFWHVPLVSESDSEEERTWLCVTRAKLQTKQKLTTKQADSPRPSRKRENASLDSLMKAQVKQLPFKHDIYQSGKPTKKLFENIKEILSPSTLTNNATILQQIDASKKLGGCILDFEI from the exons ATGGCCTTGTTGAAACCACTGCAACATCATCACCAAGTTCAATTTCTGTCATGTTCCATGTGTAAGTTCTCATCTTTCAATCTCCATTTCTTTAACTTTAATTTTTCAAAACACAAGTTTTCACCTTTTTTACAAGTTAGAGCACATGCTACTCACTTACAAGAAGAAACAAACTCCACTAATGATAAACAACAACGTTATTCGAAGAAATTTAATAATGGTGATGCTTTATGTTCTGGGGTTAGTTCTTTTAGGCATAGAGATAAAAGGGTGGATAAGGAAACCATGAAAAAAGAATTTAGTTCAGCAGTCAAGGAACACAAAGGTGGTTTCAAAATCAAAGATAGATATGTCAGAGACAGGGTTAGTGGATCTGAAACAAAGAAAGATACGGGTCGTGGAAGGAATTGTAATGGGTCGAAAATTCGAGAAAATAAAGTTAAGGTTGAGCCTATGGATAGTTTTTGTAAGAAAGGACAAGGTGATAAGGTAGGGGTGTTGGAGAAGAGAGGAAGATGGTCTAAGAAAAATAAAGTGGATTCTCCGGAAGGTGTGTTGAAGATTGGTTTAGATATGTGCTCGAAAAGAGGGGATGTTATTGGTGCAATTCAGCTGTTTGATTTGGCTCAAACAGATGGGATAAAGTTGAGACAGTATCATTATGCTGTGATTTTGTATCTTTGTTCTTCAGCAACTACCGGTGTGGTTCAGCCGGCTAAAAGTGGCAAAAGTAGTCGCACTTTAAGCTCGGTGGATGCAGGAAGTGCAAACTCAGGAGAATTTAGTGAAGCTTCGGGAGATAATTCTCATGGTGCAATAGCAAAAGAAAGTTTAGGTAGTGTTTTCAATGGGAAAGGGAAGTGCTCTAATGGGTCAGCAGGTTTTAGGCCTCAGACCATGGATGAGTTAattcatatgattaaaattgatgTTGGCTTGTCGAATGTGAAATATGTTAGTTGTGGCCGGAAAGACTGTGAAATTCAAGTAAGTGAAGATGTCCAAAGCTATGCACGTGAACGGGGGTTTGAAATCTATAAGAAGATGCTTTCGGAAAAGGTACCAATGAATGAAGCAACATTGACTTCGGTGGCTAGAATGGCAATGTCGATGGGTAACGGGGAAATGGCTTTTGATATAGTTAAACAAATGAAGGCATTAGGAATCAACCCCAGATTAAGGTCTTATGGCCCTGCTCTTTCTGTTTTTACTAATAACGGAGATATTGATAACGCATTTATTGTGGAGAAACACATGTTGGAGCATGGTGTTTACCCAGAGGAGCCTGAATTGGAAGCACTTTTAAGGGTAAGCATAGAAGCTGGCAGCGCTGACAAGGTTTACTATTTATTGCATAAACTTAGAACAAGTGTCAGGAAAGTCTCGCCTAATACTGCATGCCTAATTGAGAAGTGGTTTTGCAGCAAGGTAGCTTCGAAAGTAGGGAAAAGAAAATGGGACGAAGTTGTAGTGAAGGAAGCTATTGCAAATGGAGGTGGTGGCTGGCATGGACAGGGCTGGTTGGGTAAGGGAAAATGGACGGTTTCACACACTTCTATTGGACCTGATGGATTGTGTAAATGTTGTGGGGAAAAACTTGTCACCATTGACCTTGATCCTACAGAAACTGAAAAGTTTGCAGAATCAGTTGCAAGTATAGCTAGAGAAAGAGAGAAAAAATCAAGTTTTGAGAGATTTCAA AAATGGCTCGATTATTATGGACCGTTTGAAGCAGTGGTGGATGCCGCAAACGTGGGCCTCTACAGCCACAGGAACTTTAGACCTACCCAG GTCAATGCTATAGTAAATGGTATACGCCAAATGCTACCTTCAAAGAAATGGCCACTCATTGTATTGCATAATAGGCGTATAACTGGTGACAAGATGAATGAACCAGTGAACAAGGTCCTGATTGAAAAATGGAAAAATGCTGATGCACTTTATCCAACACCTACTGGATCAAATGATGATTG GTACTGGTTGTATGCAGCTATAAAATTTAAGGGCTTACTTGTGACCAATGATGAAATGAGGGACCATTTGTTTGAGCTATTAGGCACTGATTTCTTCCCAAAATGGAAAGAGAGGCATCAG GTGAGGTTCACTTTTTCTGAAATAGGTCCTGTTTTTCACATGCCTCCCCCGTGTTCTGTTGTTATCCAG GAGTCTGCTAATGGCTTCTGGCATGTACCATTGGTGTCAGAAAGTGATTCCGAAGAAGAAAGAACCTGGTTATGTGTTACACGTGCAAAATTACAAACGAAGCAAAAACTGACCACTAAACAGGCAG ACTCGCCAAGACCCAGCCGCAAGAGAGAAAATGCAAGCTTAGACAGTTTGATGAAGGCTCAGGTAAAGCAACTACCATTCAAGCATGACATTTATCAAAGTGGTAAACCAACCAAAAAACTGTTTGAAAATATTAAAGAGATTTTGTCTCCATCCACACTGACTAACAATGCTACAATCCTACAACAGATTGATGCTTCAAAGAAGCTAGGTGGTTGTATCTTAGATTTTGAGATATAG
- the LOC141708575 gene encoding proteinaceous RNase P 1, chloroplastic/mitochondrial-like isoform X2, whose product MALLKPLQHHHQVQFLSCSMCKFSSFNLHFFNFNFSKHKFSPFLQVRAHATHLQEETNSTNDKQQRYSKKFNNGDALCSGVSSFRHRDKRVDKETMKKEFSSAVKEHKGGFKIKDRYVRDRVSGSETKKDTGRGRNCNGSKIRENKVKVEPMDSFCKKGQGDKVGVLEKRGRWSKKNKVDSPEGVLKIGLDMCSKRGDVIGAIQLFDLAQTDGIKLRQYHYAVILYLCSSATTGVVQPAKSGKSSRTLSSVDAGSANSGEFSEASGDNSHGAIAKESLGSVFNGKGKCSNGSAGFRPQTMDELIHMIKIDVGLSNVKYVSCGRKDCEIQVSEDVQSYARERGFEIYKKMLSEKVPMNEATLTSVARMAMSMGNGEMAFDIVKQMKALGINPRLRSYGPALSVFTNNGDIDNAFIVEKHMLEHGVYPEEPELEALLRVSIEAGSADKVYYLLHKLRTSVRKVSPNTACLIEKWFCSKVASKVGKRKWDEVVVKEAIANGGGGWHGQGWLGKGKWTVSHTSIGPDGLCKCCGEKLVTIDLDPTETEKFAESVASIAREREKKSSFERFQKWLDYYGPFEAVVDAANVGLYSHRNFRPTQVNAIVNGIRQMLPSKKWPLIVLHNRRITGDKMNEPVNKVLIEKWKNADALYPTPTGSNDDWYWLYAAIKFKGLLVTNDEMRDHLFELLGTDFFPKWKERHQVRFTFSEIGPVFHMPPPCSVVIQESANGFWHVPLVSESDSEEERTWLCVTRAKLQTKQKLTTKQADSPRPSRKRENASLDSLMKAQIDASKKLGGCILDFEI is encoded by the exons ATGGCCTTGTTGAAACCACTGCAACATCATCACCAAGTTCAATTTCTGTCATGTTCCATGTGTAAGTTCTCATCTTTCAATCTCCATTTCTTTAACTTTAATTTTTCAAAACACAAGTTTTCACCTTTTTTACAAGTTAGAGCACATGCTACTCACTTACAAGAAGAAACAAACTCCACTAATGATAAACAACAACGTTATTCGAAGAAATTTAATAATGGTGATGCTTTATGTTCTGGGGTTAGTTCTTTTAGGCATAGAGATAAAAGGGTGGATAAGGAAACCATGAAAAAAGAATTTAGTTCAGCAGTCAAGGAACACAAAGGTGGTTTCAAAATCAAAGATAGATATGTCAGAGACAGGGTTAGTGGATCTGAAACAAAGAAAGATACGGGTCGTGGAAGGAATTGTAATGGGTCGAAAATTCGAGAAAATAAAGTTAAGGTTGAGCCTATGGATAGTTTTTGTAAGAAAGGACAAGGTGATAAGGTAGGGGTGTTGGAGAAGAGAGGAAGATGGTCTAAGAAAAATAAAGTGGATTCTCCGGAAGGTGTGTTGAAGATTGGTTTAGATATGTGCTCGAAAAGAGGGGATGTTATTGGTGCAATTCAGCTGTTTGATTTGGCTCAAACAGATGGGATAAAGTTGAGACAGTATCATTATGCTGTGATTTTGTATCTTTGTTCTTCAGCAACTACCGGTGTGGTTCAGCCGGCTAAAAGTGGCAAAAGTAGTCGCACTTTAAGCTCGGTGGATGCAGGAAGTGCAAACTCAGGAGAATTTAGTGAAGCTTCGGGAGATAATTCTCATGGTGCAATAGCAAAAGAAAGTTTAGGTAGTGTTTTCAATGGGAAAGGGAAGTGCTCTAATGGGTCAGCAGGTTTTAGGCCTCAGACCATGGATGAGTTAattcatatgattaaaattgatgTTGGCTTGTCGAATGTGAAATATGTTAGTTGTGGCCGGAAAGACTGTGAAATTCAAGTAAGTGAAGATGTCCAAAGCTATGCACGTGAACGGGGGTTTGAAATCTATAAGAAGATGCTTTCGGAAAAGGTACCAATGAATGAAGCAACATTGACTTCGGTGGCTAGAATGGCAATGTCGATGGGTAACGGGGAAATGGCTTTTGATATAGTTAAACAAATGAAGGCATTAGGAATCAACCCCAGATTAAGGTCTTATGGCCCTGCTCTTTCTGTTTTTACTAATAACGGAGATATTGATAACGCATTTATTGTGGAGAAACACATGTTGGAGCATGGTGTTTACCCAGAGGAGCCTGAATTGGAAGCACTTTTAAGGGTAAGCATAGAAGCTGGCAGCGCTGACAAGGTTTACTATTTATTGCATAAACTTAGAACAAGTGTCAGGAAAGTCTCGCCTAATACTGCATGCCTAATTGAGAAGTGGTTTTGCAGCAAGGTAGCTTCGAAAGTAGGGAAAAGAAAATGGGACGAAGTTGTAGTGAAGGAAGCTATTGCAAATGGAGGTGGTGGCTGGCATGGACAGGGCTGGTTGGGTAAGGGAAAATGGACGGTTTCACACACTTCTATTGGACCTGATGGATTGTGTAAATGTTGTGGGGAAAAACTTGTCACCATTGACCTTGATCCTACAGAAACTGAAAAGTTTGCAGAATCAGTTGCAAGTATAGCTAGAGAAAGAGAGAAAAAATCAAGTTTTGAGAGATTTCAA AAATGGCTCGATTATTATGGACCGTTTGAAGCAGTGGTGGATGCCGCAAACGTGGGCCTCTACAGCCACAGGAACTTTAGACCTACCCAG GTCAATGCTATAGTAAATGGTATACGCCAAATGCTACCTTCAAAGAAATGGCCACTCATTGTATTGCATAATAGGCGTATAACTGGTGACAAGATGAATGAACCAGTGAACAAGGTCCTGATTGAAAAATGGAAAAATGCTGATGCACTTTATCCAACACCTACTGGATCAAATGATGATTG GTACTGGTTGTATGCAGCTATAAAATTTAAGGGCTTACTTGTGACCAATGATGAAATGAGGGACCATTTGTTTGAGCTATTAGGCACTGATTTCTTCCCAAAATGGAAAGAGAGGCATCAG GTGAGGTTCACTTTTTCTGAAATAGGTCCTGTTTTTCACATGCCTCCCCCGTGTTCTGTTGTTATCCAG GAGTCTGCTAATGGCTTCTGGCATGTACCATTGGTGTCAGAAAGTGATTCCGAAGAAGAAAGAACCTGGTTATGTGTTACACGTGCAAAATTACAAACGAAGCAAAAACTGACCACTAAACAGGCAG ACTCGCCAAGACCCAGCCGCAAGAGAGAAAATGCAAGCTTAGACAGTTTGATGAAGGCTCAG ATTGATGCTTCAAAGAAGCTAGGTGGTTGTATCTTAGATTTTGAGATATAG
- the LOC141708575 gene encoding proteinaceous RNase P 1, chloroplastic/mitochondrial-like isoform X5: MFHVSFRHRDKRVDKETMKKEFSSAVKEHKGGFKIKDRYVRDRVSGSETKKDTGRGRNCNGSKIRENKVKVEPMDSFCKKGQGDKVGVLEKRGRWSKKNKVDSPEGVLKIGLDMCSKRGDVIGAIQLFDLAQTDGIKLRQYHYAVILYLCSSATTGVVQPAKSGKSSRTLSSVDAGSANSGEFSEASGDNSHGAIAKESLGSVFNGKGKCSNGSAGFRPQTMDELIHMIKIDVGLSNVKYVSCGRKDCEIQVSEDVQSYARERGFEIYKKMLSEKVPMNEATLTSVARMAMSMGNGEMAFDIVKQMKALGINPRLRSYGPALSVFTNNGDIDNAFIVEKHMLEHGVYPEEPELEALLRVSIEAGSADKVYYLLHKLRTSVRKVSPNTACLIEKWFCSKVASKVGKRKWDEVVVKEAIANGGGGWHGQGWLGKGKWTVSHTSIGPDGLCKCCGEKLVTIDLDPTETEKFAESVASIAREREKKSSFERFQKWLDYYGPFEAVVDAANVGLYSHRNFRPTQVNAIVNGIRQMLPSKKWPLIVLHNRRITGDKMNEPVNKVLIEKWKNADALYPTPTGSNDDWYWLYAAIKFKGLLVTNDEMRDHLFELLGTDFFPKWKERHQVRFTFSEIGPVFHMPPPCSVVIQESANGFWHVPLVSESDSEEERTWLCVTRAKLQTKQKLTTKQADSPRPSRKRENASLDSLMKAQVKQLPFKHDIYQSGKPTKKLFENIKEILSPSTLTNNATILQQIDASKKLGGCILDFEI, encoded by the exons ATGTTCCATGT TTCTTTTAGGCATAGAGATAAAAGGGTGGATAAGGAAACCATGAAAAAAGAATTTAGTTCAGCAGTCAAGGAACACAAAGGTGGTTTCAAAATCAAAGATAGATATGTCAGAGACAGGGTTAGTGGATCTGAAACAAAGAAAGATACGGGTCGTGGAAGGAATTGTAATGGGTCGAAAATTCGAGAAAATAAAGTTAAGGTTGAGCCTATGGATAGTTTTTGTAAGAAAGGACAAGGTGATAAGGTAGGGGTGTTGGAGAAGAGAGGAAGATGGTCTAAGAAAAATAAAGTGGATTCTCCGGAAGGTGTGTTGAAGATTGGTTTAGATATGTGCTCGAAAAGAGGGGATGTTATTGGTGCAATTCAGCTGTTTGATTTGGCTCAAACAGATGGGATAAAGTTGAGACAGTATCATTATGCTGTGATTTTGTATCTTTGTTCTTCAGCAACTACCGGTGTGGTTCAGCCGGCTAAAAGTGGCAAAAGTAGTCGCACTTTAAGCTCGGTGGATGCAGGAAGTGCAAACTCAGGAGAATTTAGTGAAGCTTCGGGAGATAATTCTCATGGTGCAATAGCAAAAGAAAGTTTAGGTAGTGTTTTCAATGGGAAAGGGAAGTGCTCTAATGGGTCAGCAGGTTTTAGGCCTCAGACCATGGATGAGTTAattcatatgattaaaattgatgTTGGCTTGTCGAATGTGAAATATGTTAGTTGTGGCCGGAAAGACTGTGAAATTCAAGTAAGTGAAGATGTCCAAAGCTATGCACGTGAACGGGGGTTTGAAATCTATAAGAAGATGCTTTCGGAAAAGGTACCAATGAATGAAGCAACATTGACTTCGGTGGCTAGAATGGCAATGTCGATGGGTAACGGGGAAATGGCTTTTGATATAGTTAAACAAATGAAGGCATTAGGAATCAACCCCAGATTAAGGTCTTATGGCCCTGCTCTTTCTGTTTTTACTAATAACGGAGATATTGATAACGCATTTATTGTGGAGAAACACATGTTGGAGCATGGTGTTTACCCAGAGGAGCCTGAATTGGAAGCACTTTTAAGGGTAAGCATAGAAGCTGGCAGCGCTGACAAGGTTTACTATTTATTGCATAAACTTAGAACAAGTGTCAGGAAAGTCTCGCCTAATACTGCATGCCTAATTGAGAAGTGGTTTTGCAGCAAGGTAGCTTCGAAAGTAGGGAAAAGAAAATGGGACGAAGTTGTAGTGAAGGAAGCTATTGCAAATGGAGGTGGTGGCTGGCATGGACAGGGCTGGTTGGGTAAGGGAAAATGGACGGTTTCACACACTTCTATTGGACCTGATGGATTGTGTAAATGTTGTGGGGAAAAACTTGTCACCATTGACCTTGATCCTACAGAAACTGAAAAGTTTGCAGAATCAGTTGCAAGTATAGCTAGAGAAAGAGAGAAAAAATCAAGTTTTGAGAGATTTCAA AAATGGCTCGATTATTATGGACCGTTTGAAGCAGTGGTGGATGCCGCAAACGTGGGCCTCTACAGCCACAGGAACTTTAGACCTACCCAG GTCAATGCTATAGTAAATGGTATACGCCAAATGCTACCTTCAAAGAAATGGCCACTCATTGTATTGCATAATAGGCGTATAACTGGTGACAAGATGAATGAACCAGTGAACAAGGTCCTGATTGAAAAATGGAAAAATGCTGATGCACTTTATCCAACACCTACTGGATCAAATGATGATTG GTACTGGTTGTATGCAGCTATAAAATTTAAGGGCTTACTTGTGACCAATGATGAAATGAGGGACCATTTGTTTGAGCTATTAGGCACTGATTTCTTCCCAAAATGGAAAGAGAGGCATCAG GTGAGGTTCACTTTTTCTGAAATAGGTCCTGTTTTTCACATGCCTCCCCCGTGTTCTGTTGTTATCCAG GAGTCTGCTAATGGCTTCTGGCATGTACCATTGGTGTCAGAAAGTGATTCCGAAGAAGAAAGAACCTGGTTATGTGTTACACGTGCAAAATTACAAACGAAGCAAAAACTGACCACTAAACAGGCAG ACTCGCCAAGACCCAGCCGCAAGAGAGAAAATGCAAGCTTAGACAGTTTGATGAAGGCTCAGGTAAAGCAACTACCATTCAAGCATGACATTTATCAAAGTGGTAAACCAACCAAAAAACTGTTTGAAAATATTAAAGAGATTTTGTCTCCATCCACACTGACTAACAATGCTACAATCCTACAACAGATTGATGCTTCAAAGAAGCTAGGTGGTTGTATCTTAGATTTTGAGATATAG
- the LOC141708575 gene encoding proteinaceous RNase P 1, chloroplastic/mitochondrial-like isoform X3 produces MALLKPLQHHHQVQFLSCSMCKFSSFNLHFFNFNFSKHKFSPFLQVRAHATHLQEETNSTNDKQQRYSKKFNNGDALCSGVSSFRHRDKRVDKETMKKEFSSAVKEHKGGFKIKDRYVRDRVSGSETKKDTGRGRNCNGSKIRENKVKVEPMDSFCKKGQGDKVGVLEKRGRWSKKNKVDSPEGVLKIGLDMCSKRGDVIGAIQLFDLAQTDGIKLRQYHYAVILYLCSSATTGVVQPAKSGKSSRTLSSVDAGSANSGEFSEASGDNSHGAIAKESLGSVFNGKGKCSNGSAGFRPQTMDELIHMIKIDVGLSNVKYVSCGRKDCEIQVSEDVQSYARERGFEIYKKMLSEKVPMNEATLTSVARMAMSMGNGEMAFDIVKQMKALGINPRLRSYGPALSVFTNNGDIDNAFIVEKHMLEHGVYPEEPELEALLRVSIEAGSADKVYYLLHKLRTSVRKVSPNTACLIEKWFCSKVASKVGKRKWDEVVVKEAIANGGGGWHGQGWLGKGKWTVSHTSIGPDGLCKCCGEKLVTIDLDPTETEKFAESVASIAREREKKSSFERFQKWLDYYGPFEAVVDAANVGLYSHRNFRPTQVNAIVNGIRQMLPSKKWPLIVLHNRRITGDKMNEPVNKVLIEKWKNADALYPTPTGSNDDWYWLYAAIKFKGLLVTNDEMRDHLFELLGTDFFPKWKERHQVRFTFSEIGPVFHMPPPCSVVIQESANGFWHVPLVSESDSEEERTWLCVTRAKLQTKQKLTTKQAENMAPIDLLNGGQNSNEYQKVLFLTRMVAFL; encoded by the exons ATGGCCTTGTTGAAACCACTGCAACATCATCACCAAGTTCAATTTCTGTCATGTTCCATGTGTAAGTTCTCATCTTTCAATCTCCATTTCTTTAACTTTAATTTTTCAAAACACAAGTTTTCACCTTTTTTACAAGTTAGAGCACATGCTACTCACTTACAAGAAGAAACAAACTCCACTAATGATAAACAACAACGTTATTCGAAGAAATTTAATAATGGTGATGCTTTATGTTCTGGGGTTAGTTCTTTTAGGCATAGAGATAAAAGGGTGGATAAGGAAACCATGAAAAAAGAATTTAGTTCAGCAGTCAAGGAACACAAAGGTGGTTTCAAAATCAAAGATAGATATGTCAGAGACAGGGTTAGTGGATCTGAAACAAAGAAAGATACGGGTCGTGGAAGGAATTGTAATGGGTCGAAAATTCGAGAAAATAAAGTTAAGGTTGAGCCTATGGATAGTTTTTGTAAGAAAGGACAAGGTGATAAGGTAGGGGTGTTGGAGAAGAGAGGAAGATGGTCTAAGAAAAATAAAGTGGATTCTCCGGAAGGTGTGTTGAAGATTGGTTTAGATATGTGCTCGAAAAGAGGGGATGTTATTGGTGCAATTCAGCTGTTTGATTTGGCTCAAACAGATGGGATAAAGTTGAGACAGTATCATTATGCTGTGATTTTGTATCTTTGTTCTTCAGCAACTACCGGTGTGGTTCAGCCGGCTAAAAGTGGCAAAAGTAGTCGCACTTTAAGCTCGGTGGATGCAGGAAGTGCAAACTCAGGAGAATTTAGTGAAGCTTCGGGAGATAATTCTCATGGTGCAATAGCAAAAGAAAGTTTAGGTAGTGTTTTCAATGGGAAAGGGAAGTGCTCTAATGGGTCAGCAGGTTTTAGGCCTCAGACCATGGATGAGTTAattcatatgattaaaattgatgTTGGCTTGTCGAATGTGAAATATGTTAGTTGTGGCCGGAAAGACTGTGAAATTCAAGTAAGTGAAGATGTCCAAAGCTATGCACGTGAACGGGGGTTTGAAATCTATAAGAAGATGCTTTCGGAAAAGGTACCAATGAATGAAGCAACATTGACTTCGGTGGCTAGAATGGCAATGTCGATGGGTAACGGGGAAATGGCTTTTGATATAGTTAAACAAATGAAGGCATTAGGAATCAACCCCAGATTAAGGTCTTATGGCCCTGCTCTTTCTGTTTTTACTAATAACGGAGATATTGATAACGCATTTATTGTGGAGAAACACATGTTGGAGCATGGTGTTTACCCAGAGGAGCCTGAATTGGAAGCACTTTTAAGGGTAAGCATAGAAGCTGGCAGCGCTGACAAGGTTTACTATTTATTGCATAAACTTAGAACAAGTGTCAGGAAAGTCTCGCCTAATACTGCATGCCTAATTGAGAAGTGGTTTTGCAGCAAGGTAGCTTCGAAAGTAGGGAAAAGAAAATGGGACGAAGTTGTAGTGAAGGAAGCTATTGCAAATGGAGGTGGTGGCTGGCATGGACAGGGCTGGTTGGGTAAGGGAAAATGGACGGTTTCACACACTTCTATTGGACCTGATGGATTGTGTAAATGTTGTGGGGAAAAACTTGTCACCATTGACCTTGATCCTACAGAAACTGAAAAGTTTGCAGAATCAGTTGCAAGTATAGCTAGAGAAAGAGAGAAAAAATCAAGTTTTGAGAGATTTCAA AAATGGCTCGATTATTATGGACCGTTTGAAGCAGTGGTGGATGCCGCAAACGTGGGCCTCTACAGCCACAGGAACTTTAGACCTACCCAG GTCAATGCTATAGTAAATGGTATACGCCAAATGCTACCTTCAAAGAAATGGCCACTCATTGTATTGCATAATAGGCGTATAACTGGTGACAAGATGAATGAACCAGTGAACAAGGTCCTGATTGAAAAATGGAAAAATGCTGATGCACTTTATCCAACACCTACTGGATCAAATGATGATTG GTACTGGTTGTATGCAGCTATAAAATTTAAGGGCTTACTTGTGACCAATGATGAAATGAGGGACCATTTGTTTGAGCTATTAGGCACTGATTTCTTCCCAAAATGGAAAGAGAGGCATCAG GTGAGGTTCACTTTTTCTGAAATAGGTCCTGTTTTTCACATGCCTCCCCCGTGTTCTGTTGTTATCCAG GAGTCTGCTAATGGCTTCTGGCATGTACCATTGGTGTCAGAAAGTGATTCCGAAGAAGAAAGAACCTGGTTATGTGTTACACGTGCAAAATTACAAACGAAGCAAAAACTGACCACTAAACAGGCAG AAAATATGGCTCCAATTGACCTTTTAAATGGAGGCCAAAACTCAAATGAATATCAGAAGGTGCTGTTTCTCACCAGAATGGTGGCATTCTTGTAG